The DNA region ACGacgtgtcccctctgtccccctctcCCATCGCACCTCTTGGAGCTCCATGCTCACTGAGGACAGcttggggacactctggggacgCTCCGGGGCTTGAAGGAGCCTTGGGATGTCCTCAGTGGCTCTTCGGCACCGCTCGGCCACCCTGTGGCAGCGGGGGCTGTCGGGACCACAGCGGAAATAGCAGTCAATTATGTCCTCAAGTGTTCCTCCCAGATGATCCTTGGCCAGCCGGACGTTGGCGTCCCACAGCCACTCAGTCACAGCCACCTTGGCCACCAAGTCCTCAGGGACATTTGGGGATACCTCATTTGTCCCCTTCACGGCAGCCACGATGTCCCCAACCCtgcgctgcagctcccgggggaaGGCGGTGGCTTTGTGACACGCGGCCACCAAGTCCTCCAGCAGCCGCAGGGCCTCCTCCACCCTCTGTCTCATCTTGGTGTCCCttgctgcccagctggcagccatcCTGGCCTCTTCTCTCACCCAGGCTTCATGCCTGGCCACCACTGCGgccccctcctccccacctgggccctgacccagctccatcatgttttcctgagctgtcccaTCACGGGCAGCCttgtcctgcagctccctggcccGGGCGGTGCTGGTGGCCTCCCTGTCAGCTGCCTCTTTGACCACCTCCCTGCAGGCATTGTGGAGCTCGGTGGCTGCCCTGACCAGCTCGGCCCAGCTGTTCACAAGCACAGCCACCGACCCCTGCCACTCGCTGGCCACCAGTGTCACATGGTTCTGGGGGGTCCATGGGCTGCTCTCACAGGTGGCCAAGGCCCGCCTCAGGGGGGTCGGAGGGTCATCATCGTTGGAGGTGACATTGCGGTGCCACCAGATGTCATCAGTGCAGTACAGAGTGTCCCGGAGATCCCTGATAAATTCCTCCAGGTCCCAGTACAGGCACCTTAGGAACAGCAGCATCATCTCGTCCAgactgggcagggtggccagcaGCTTGCCCAGGGTGGCCACCACGGtgacctgtggctgcagcagggctggggacagctggggaggggacaggggaggtgtcagggACCTGGTGGCACTTGTGGCAACCTGAGGTGGACCCCTGCCCCTGAAGGATCCCctttgtcccctctgtccctttgtcaACCTCTTGTTCACTCTGCCCCAACCCCCGtagctcctcctgccctcctgctcccccCTACCACCACACTCATAGCCCCTGCCACTCCCTGCTATCCCCTTTGTCATCGCCCTACAGCCCTCATGTCCCCCACCACCGTGTGTCCCCCCATCACCCACTGCCCCCTGCCCACCATGTCCCCGCCCCCTCTGTCACCTCCCCCCTTCCTGCCGCTTCCCTGTCCCCTTCAAGATTCCCTGACCCCTCCTACcacccccccatgtccccctcaTACCCCATTGCCTCCTCCCCATCAAATGTCCCACtctgtccccccctccccccgtCGCACCTCTTGAAACTCCATGTTCACTGGTGAATCCTTGGAGACACCTTGAGGGCACTCCAGGGGTCGAAGGAGCCTTGAAATGCCCTCGGTGGCTCTTTGGCACCGCTCAGCCACCCCACAGGCGGTGTTGGGACCACAACTGAAATACAGGTTGACGGTGTCATCAAGTGTCCCCTCCAGATGATCCTTAGCCAGGCGGGCGTTGGCCTCCCACAGCCGTTCAGCCACGGCCACCTTGGCAACCAAGGCCTCAGAGACATTGGGGGATGCCTCACTTGTTCCCTTCAGGGCGGCCTCAATGTCCCCAACCATGCGCTGCAACTCCTGGGGGAGGGTGGTGGCTTCGTCACACGCGTCCACCAAGCGCTCCAGCAGCCTCAGGGCCACCTCCACCCGCTGTCTCACCATGGTGGCCCTGGTTACCTCGCTGGCAGCCACCCTGGCCTTTCTCCTCACCTGGGCTTCGTGCCCAGCCACCACCTCGgccccctcctccccacccagggcctgacccagctccaccatgttttcctgagctgtcccatcacaggcagcctcctcctgcagctccctctcCCACATGGTGGCATGGTCCAGCATTGCGGCCGCCTCAGTGGCCATTTCCCTGCCGGTGTTGTGGAGCTTGGCAGCCCTCCTGGCCAGTGCGGCCCAACTGTCCACAAGCATGTCCACTGACACCGACCACTGGATGGCCGCCATTGTCACATGGTCCCATGTGGTCCAtggggtgctctcccaggaagCCAGGGCCTGGCTCAGGGAGATTAGATGGTCATCGTCATCGGAGGTGACAAGTTCATCATCATCAGAGGTGACTTTGTAGCGCCACCAGATGTCATCAACCCAGTACAGGGTGGGGAGGTACTCGTTGAAGTCCGCTAGGTCCCAGTACAGGTCAACTGCGGATAACATCATCATCTCGTTCTtcctgggcagggtggccagcaGCTCACCCAGGATGGCCACCACGGtgacctgtggctgcagcagggctggggacagctggggaggggacaatGAAGGTGTCATTGGCATAGTGGCATTTATGGCCTCCTGGGGTGGCCCCCTGCTTTCAAGGGATCCCCTTTGTCAGCCTCTTGTTCCCTCTGCCAtcccctgcccctcccctcGTAGCTCCTCCCCCCACCGCAGTCACCTCTGCCACGCCCTGCCACACTCATACTCTGCCACCCTCTGttgtcccgtgtcccctcccacACCAtgtcatccccagcccccactGCACCCTCCCCGCCTTTTCCCTCCACTGCTCTGTGACCCCCCCCCTTCCTGCCACACTCTCCTGTCCCCTTTGCAGCCCCAtgtcccatccatccctcattGTCCCCACCcgccccagtgtcccctctgtccccctctcCCCACTGTCACACCTCTTGGGGCTCCATGCTCACTGGGGACACCTCGGGGATGCTCTGGGGATGCTCCTGGGCTCGAAGGAGCCTTGGGATGACCTCGATGGCTCTTTGGCACCGCTCGGCCACTCCACAGccactggggctggcaggaccACCAGTGAAATAGAACTTGATGATGTCATCAACTGCTCCCAGCAGGTGATCCTTGGCCAGGAGGGCGTTGGCCTCCCACAGCCGCTCGGCCTTGGCCACCTTGGCCATCAAGTCTTCAGGGACATTGGGGGATGCCTCATTTGTCCCCTCCAGGGCAGCCTCAGTGTTCCTGAGCAGGCGCTGCAGCGCCTGGGGGAAAGCAGTGGCTTCGTGACACGCGGCCACCAAgcgctgcagcagccccagggccgcCTCCGCCCACTGTCTCACCGTGGTGGCCCTTGTTGCCTTGTTGGTAGCCACCCGGGCATCTCTCCTCACCCGGGCTTCATGCCCAGCCACCACCTCggccccctcctccctgcccagggcctgACCCAGCTCCGCCATGTTTGCCTGAGCTGTCCCATCATGGGCAGCCTTGTCCTGCAGCCGCCTGGCCCAGGCAGTGGCCATTCTATATCCTGCCTCAGTGGCCACCTCCCTGCAGGTGTTGCGGAGCTTGGTGGCCGCCCCGGcctgctgggcccagctgtcCACAAGAGCATCCACCAACTCGTGCCAGTGCCAGGCCTCCACTGTCACGTGGAACCAGGTGGTCCATGGGGTGCTCTCGTAGGCAGCCAGGGCGCGGCTCAGGGAGGTCGGAGGGTCATCATCATCATAGGTGACATTGCGATGCCACCAGGTGCCATTAATGCGGTACAGCGTGGCCCGGAGATCCTTGCAAAATTTCTTCAGGTCCGAGTACAGGCGCAATG from Passer domesticus isolate bPasDom1 chromosome 26, bPasDom1.hap1, whole genome shotgun sequence includes:
- the LOC135286338 gene encoding uncharacterized protein LOC135286338 isoform X3, yielding MEPQEALQRLLRNTEAALEGTNEASPNVPEDLMAKVAKAERLWEANALLAKDHLLGAVDDIIKFYFTGGPASPSGCGVAERCQRAIEVIPRLLRAQEHPQSIPEVSPVSMEPQELSPALLQPQVTVVAILGELLATLPRKNEMMMLSAVDLYWDLADFNEYLPTLYWVDDIWWRYKVTSDDDELVTSDDDDHLISLSQALASWESTPWTTWDHVTMAAIQWSVSVDMLVDSWAALARRAAKLHNTGREMATEAAAMLDHATMWERELQEEAACDGTAQENMVELGQALGGEEGAEVVAGHEAQVRRKARVAASEVTRATMVRQRVEVALRLLERLVDACDEATTLPQELQRMVGDIEAALKGTSEASPNVSEALVAKVAVAERLWEANARLAKDHLEGTLDDTVNLYFSCGPNTACGVAERCQRATEGISRLLRPLECPQGVSKDSPVNMEFQELSPALLQPQVTVVATLGKLLATLPSLDEMMLLFLRCLYWDLEEFIRDLRDTLYCTDDIWWHRNVTSNDDDPPTPLRRALATCESSPWTPQNHVTLVASEWQGSVAVLVNSWAELVRAATELHNACREVVKEAADREATSTARARELQDKAARDGTAQENMMELGQGPGGEEGAAVVARHEAWVREEARMAASWAARDTKMRQRVEEALRLLEDLVAACHKATAFPRELQRRVGDIVAAVKGTNEVSPNVPEDLVAKVAVTEWLWDANVRLAKDHLGGTLEDIIDCYFRCGPDSPRCHRVAERCRRATEDIPRLLQAPERPQSVPKLSSVSMELQELSPALLQPQVTVVAILGELLATLPRVDEMMRLLMSPTCLYWDLEEFTKEFRDTLYRIDDTWWHRNVIFDDDDPPTSIIQALAAWKNIPWTTQVHVSLAAWNWHRSVSGLVNGWAQRARAATKLRNTCRRVVNEVAQREATSQARELQDEAAHDGTAQENMAEVGQALGREEGPEVVAGHETRVRRETRVAASEATRATTVTQRLEAALGLLERLVAACDEATAFPRELQHLLRDIKAALEGINVASPNVPEDLVPKVAVAERLLEANAHLAKNHLLGTVDSIMEFYFTGAPASPSGCGVAERCRRATEDIPRLLRPPECPQSIPEVSPVSMEPREVSPPHLHALVAVVATLGEVVATVTGPHRGKFLHESPDTLHEDLKNFTRSLCKILDHGDVTSLGNSGIPSLGRALAALRTASGTTQANVRAVASAWRELVARLVDCWDQLAREATKLRDTCRKVVTDQQLMVARDKEEVAQEMATHDAQVVAATNEAMGEAVAATRRGHWAEVALGPLQRLVAMCDKATLFNWNMECRLKDIKAILKGTNEVSPDVLQALVAKVAEFEWLWVASTRLAKDHLLGTLGVIDNILLSPYGDHGGPGGPGSRTVDERCQKAIEDIPRLLLWWCL
- the LOC135286338 gene encoding uncharacterized protein LOC135286338 isoform X2, whose translation is MEPQELSPAMLHPPVTVVATLGELLATLPRLDEMKMLVSPLRLYSDLKKFCKDLRATLYRINGTWWHRNVTYDDDDPPTSLSRALAAYESTPWTTWFHVTVEAWHWHELVDALVDSWAQQAGAATKLRNTCREVATEAGYRMATAWARRLQDKAAHDGTAQANMAELGQALGREEGAEVVAGHEARVRRDARVATNKATRATTVRQWAEAALGLLQRLVAACHEATAFPQALQRLLRNTEAALEGTNEASPNVPEDLMAKVAKAERLWEANALLAKDHLLGAVDDIIKFYFTGGPASPSGCGVAERCQRAIEVIPRLLRAQEHPQSIPELSPALLQPQVTVVAILGELLATLPRKNEMMMLSAVDLYWDLADFNEYLPTLYWVDDIWWRYKVTSDDDELVTSDDDDHLISLSQALASWESTPWTTWDHVTMAAIQWSVSVDMLVDSWAALARRAAKLHNTGREMATEAAAMLDHATMWERELQEEAACDGTAQENMVELGQALGGEEGAEVVAGHEAQVRRKARVAASEVTRATMVRQRVEVALRLLERLVDACDEATTLPQELQRMVGDIEAALKGTSEASPNVSEALVAKVAVAERLWEANARLAKDHLEGTLDDTVNLYFSCGPNTACGVAERCQRATEGISRLLRPLECPQGVSKDSPVNMEFQELSPALLQPQVTVVATLGKLLATLPSLDEMMLLFLRCLYWDLEEFIRDLRDTLYCTDDIWWHRNVTSNDDDPPTPLRRALATCESSPWTPQNHVTLVASEWQGSVAVLVNSWAELVRAATELHNACREVVKEAADREATSTARARELQDKAARDGTAQENMMELGQGPGGEEGAAVVARHEAWVREEARMAASWAARDTKMRQRVEEALRLLEDLVAACHKATAFPRELQRRVGDIVAAVKGTNEVSPNVPEDLVAKVAVTEWLWDANVRLAKDHLGGTLEDIIDCYFRCGPDSPRCHRVAERCRRATEDIPRLLQAPERPQSVPKLSSVSMELQELSPALLQPQVTVVAILGELLATLPRVDEMMRLLMSPTCLYWDLEEFTKEFRDTLYRIDDTWWHRNVIFDDDDPPTSIIQALAAWKNIPWTTQVHVSLAAWNWHRSVSGLVNGWAQRARAATKLRNTCRRVVNEVAQREATSQARELQDEAAHDGTAQENMAEVGQALGREEGPEVVAGHETRVRRETRVAASEATRATTVTQRLEAALGLLERLVAACDEATAFPRELQHLLRDIKAALEGINVASPNVPEDLVPKVAVAERLLEANAHLAKNHLLGTVDSIMEFYFTGAPASPSGCGVAERCRRATEDIPRLLRPPECPQSIPEVSPVSMEPREVSPPHLHALVAVVATLGEVVATVTGPHRGKFLHESPDTLHEDLKNFTRSLCKILDHGDVTSLGNSGIPSLGRALAALRTASGTTQANVRAVASAWRELVARLVDCWDQLAREATKLRDTCRKVVTDQQLMVARDKEEVAQEMATHDAQVVAATNEAMGEAVAATRRGHWAEVALGPLQRLVAMCDKATLFNWNMECRLKDIKAILKGTNEVSPDVLQALVAKVAEFEWLWVASTRLAKDHLLGTLGVIDNILLSPYGDHGGPGGPGSRTVDERCQKAIEDIPRLLLWWCL
- the LOC135286338 gene encoding uncharacterized protein LOC135286338 isoform X1, with the translated sequence MEPQELSPAMLHPPVTVVATLGELLATLPRLDEMKMLVSPLRLYSDLKKFCKDLRATLYRINGTWWHRNVTYDDDDPPTSLSRALAAYESTPWTTWFHVTVEAWHWHELVDALVDSWAQQAGAATKLRNTCREVATEAGYRMATAWARRLQDKAAHDGTAQANMAELGQALGREEGAEVVAGHEARVRRDARVATNKATRATTVRQWAEAALGLLQRLVAACHEATAFPQALQRLLRNTEAALEGTNEASPNVPEDLMAKVAKAERLWEANALLAKDHLLGAVDDIIKFYFTGGPASPSGCGVAERCQRAIEVIPRLLRAQEHPQSIPEVSPVSMEPQELSPALLQPQVTVVAILGELLATLPRKNEMMMLSAVDLYWDLADFNEYLPTLYWVDDIWWRYKVTSDDDELVTSDDDDHLISLSQALASWESTPWTTWDHVTMAAIQWSVSVDMLVDSWAALARRAAKLHNTGREMATEAAAMLDHATMWERELQEEAACDGTAQENMVELGQALGGEEGAEVVAGHEAQVRRKARVAASEVTRATMVRQRVEVALRLLERLVDACDEATTLPQELQRMVGDIEAALKGTSEASPNVSEALVAKVAVAERLWEANARLAKDHLEGTLDDTVNLYFSCGPNTACGVAERCQRATEGISRLLRPLECPQGVSKDSPVNMEFQELSPALLQPQVTVVATLGKLLATLPSLDEMMLLFLRCLYWDLEEFIRDLRDTLYCTDDIWWHRNVTSNDDDPPTPLRRALATCESSPWTPQNHVTLVASEWQGSVAVLVNSWAELVRAATELHNACREVVKEAADREATSTARARELQDKAARDGTAQENMMELGQGPGGEEGAAVVARHEAWVREEARMAASWAARDTKMRQRVEEALRLLEDLVAACHKATAFPRELQRRVGDIVAAVKGTNEVSPNVPEDLVAKVAVTEWLWDANVRLAKDHLGGTLEDIIDCYFRCGPDSPRCHRVAERCRRATEDIPRLLQAPERPQSVPKLSSVSMELQELSPALLQPQVTVVAILGELLATLPRVDEMMRLLMSPTCLYWDLEEFTKEFRDTLYRIDDTWWHRNVIFDDDDPPTSIIQALAAWKNIPWTTQVHVSLAAWNWHRSVSGLVNGWAQRARAATKLRNTCRRVVNEVAQREATSQARELQDEAAHDGTAQENMAEVGQALGREEGPEVVAGHETRVRRETRVAASEATRATTVTQRLEAALGLLERLVAACDEATAFPRELQHLLRDIKAALEGINVASPNVPEDLVPKVAVAERLLEANAHLAKNHLLGTVDSIMEFYFTGAPASPSGCGVAERCRRATEDIPRLLRPPECPQSIPEVSPVSMEPREVSPPHLHALVAVVATLGEVVATVTGPHRGKFLHESPDTLHEDLKNFTRSLCKILDHGDVTSLGNSGIPSLGRALAALRTASGTTQANVRAVASAWRELVARLVDCWDQLAREATKLRDTCRKVVTDQQLMVARDKEEVAQEMATHDAQVVAATNEAMGEAVAATRRGHWAEVALGPLQRLVAMCDKATLFNWNMECRLKDIKAILKGTNEVSPDVLQALVAKVAEFEWLWVASTRLAKDHLLGTLGVIDNILLSPYGDHGGPGGPGSRTVDERCQKAIEDIPRLLLWWCL